Genomic DNA from Actinomycetota bacterium:
CACCGAACACCCGCTTGACGGTGAGTGTGTCCCGCGCCTGGGCGATGACGTCTTGGACCTCCATGGTCTCCTCCCTCGCTCGGTGTCATCCTCCATCCTGCCCGGCTGGTCGCGCGGGGGCCTGTCCATCCGCAAGCTTGTCGGCCTCTCGTCACGGGTTCGGACGACAGAGCGACGCTCCATCCCCCTTCAGGCTGCAGCGAGCTGGTTGGTCCTGGGTGGGCCGGAGGGCATAGCGTTCACCCCCATGGAGAAGGTGGTTCGCCGCCATCGGGTGATGCTGGTAGTGGTCAGCGTGCTGGCCCTGGTCGTCGTCGCTGGTGCGGCGGCGCTCTGGCCCCGCGGGGAGGTCGACAGGCCGGCCGGGGCGGGGCAGCAGGATGCGACCCGGGTGGTGCCGGCGACGCTGACCGGGGTGCAGGAGGTCCGCTGTGAGCAGGCCGACCCGGCTGCCGCCCAGGCGACCTGCGTCAAGGTGCAGGCCGAGCTGGCCGGTGGCCGGCGGGTCAGCTTTGAGACCACCGATCCGACCGGCGATACCCTCCGGGTTGGCCAGCGGGTCAAGCTGGCCGAGGTGGAACAGGAAGGAGGCCAGGCGAGCTACTACATCCAGGACCTGGAACGCACCCGGCCCATGGTGGTGCTGGTGGCGCTGTTCGTGCTGGCGGTGGTCGCCTTCGGTGGCTGGCAGGGGGTCCGGTCGCTGCTCGGGCTGGTCGTGTCGTTGGCGATCATCATCGGGTTCATCGTCCCGGCCATCCTGGGTGGCCACAACCCGGTGCCGGTGGCGCTGGTCGGGGCCATGGCGATCATGCTGGTCTCGCTGTATCTGTCCCATGGTGTCAGCCGCAAGACGACAGCCGCGGTGGTCGGCACCGCCCTCGCGCTGGGCTTGACCGCGGTCCTGACCGCCGGGTTCGTGGCCGCGACCGCCCTCACCGGGCTGGCCAGCGAGGATGCGCAGAAGGCCAGCTTCCAGGTCGGCGGCCTGTCGCTGCGTGGCCTGTTGCTGGCCGCAATCATCATCGGCGGCCTGGGCGTCCTGGACGACGTCACCGTCTCCCAGGCCTCACTGGTGTTCGAGCTGCGGCGCGCCAACCCATCGGCCAGCTTCGGCCAGCTGGTCCAGGGCGCCCTGGCAGTTGGCCGCGACCACATCGCCGCCACCGTGAACACGTTGTTTCTGGCCTATGCGGGGGCGTCGCTGCCGTTGCTGGTGCTGTTCAGCACCGGCGGCGCCGGCTTTGGCGAGGTGGCCACGGCCGAGGTGGCGGCGGTCGAGGTGGTGCGGACCCTGTGCGGCTCGGTCGGGCTGATCGCGGCGGTCCCGCTGACCACCATGCTCGCGGCCGCGCTGGCCGCCCCACAGGCCGAGGCCACCGATCAGCTGGCCCACCACAGCCCGGCCGCAGCCCGCATGCCCTATTCACCACGCCGCGGCCTGGCCTCGGACCAGTCCGTGTTGTGCTTCGAGCAGGTGCTCGCGCTCCATCAGCCGGTGCTGTCGCATGCGGCCGTGGGGACCAGCGGCTGGCCGCCGCTGGAGGAGCTACCCACCGATGCCCGCCAGGCGGTGCTGGAGGTGCAGCAGCAGGCGGCAACCAGCCGTGACCGTGGTGGGTCCTGGTATCGCAAGGCCTTCACCGTGGGCCGGGCCGCCCTCGACCTCCACGACCCCGGGCAGCTTGACTTGCTGCGACGCTGTGGCCCGTTCTCCACCGACGCCCGCGTCTGGGTCGAGGATGATCCGATGCCGGTCATCGAGAGCACCGAGACCCTGGACGGTGCACCGCGTTTCACCTATCGCCTGGACCCCGTGGAGCTGGAGCGCCTACGCGCTGCGCTCGACCGGGCCGGCCTGGCCGGCGCCAGCCTGGTGCCGCGCCGCTCCCGGGCCCACGTCGGCCACTGAGGCGGTCAGCCGGTGAACTGGACCGAGTACTCGTACGGGGGCCGGGGCGGGGCGATCGGGCGCACCAGGTCGGCCTGGAGCACCGGTGGGGGTGGGGTCGGGTCGTCGACGGCGGCCGGGCGGGGCAGCCAGGTTCCCTCGACCTCCAGCCACTGGTCCCGGGCCCGGGGGGCCGGGTCGCCATGGACGACTGCCTGGAGGGCTTCGGCGTCGGCGGCGCAGCAGAAGATGACAAAGCGGGTCAGCCGGTAGCCGTCGGCGTCCTCGGCGGGGGCGACGAACCCTGTCAGCCGTACCCGCACCCCGGTCAGCGACTGGCCGGGGTCGCGGACCGCGCGGGTGATGAACTCGGCCATCGGCATCGGGACCGCGCCCCGAACCGGGGCGGCCAACGGTGGGTACTGGTCGTCGTCGCCACCTGGGACCACCGACCGGCCCGAGACCGCGTAGGACCCGAGCGCGGTCGGCTGGACGAGCAGCACCACCAGCACCGGCACCAGCAACAGCCAACCGACCCGGGCCGTGTGCTGGTGGCCGCCGGAGCCGTGCGCGGGACCGGCCGCCTGCTGGCCGAGGAGGCCGACCGGCGGCAGCAGCCCCAGCAGCCCCACGATCACCCCACTCGCCAGCAGGTAGGGAGCCAGCCCGGGCCGGACGTAGTTGAGCACCTCCCCGCTCCACCACAGCCAGATGGCCGTCGCGCCCAGGACCACCAGCAGCACGCTGCGGGTCTGCTCATCGGTCATCGCAACACCACCTGGCCAACAACCAGCGCGCAGGCGACGGCAACCCCGAAGGTGAGGGGGGCGAAGCGGGCCGCGAACCGGCGGCCGAACACCCCCGACTGCATCGCGATCAGCTTCACGTCCACGGCCGGGCCCACGACCAGG
This window encodes:
- a CDS encoding YibE/F family protein, yielding MEKVVRRHRVMLVVVSVLALVVVAGAAALWPRGEVDRPAGAGQQDATRVVPATLTGVQEVRCEQADPAAAQATCVKVQAELAGGRRVSFETTDPTGDTLRVGQRVKLAEVEQEGGQASYYIQDLERTRPMVVLVALFVLAVVAFGGWQGVRSLLGLVVSLAIIIGFIVPAILGGHNPVPVALVGAMAIMLVSLYLSHGVSRKTTAAVVGTALALGLTAVLTAGFVAATALTGLASEDAQKASFQVGGLSLRGLLLAAIIIGGLGVLDDVTVSQASLVFELRRANPSASFGQLVQGALAVGRDHIAATVNTLFLAYAGASLPLLVLFSTGGAGFGEVATAEVAAVEVVRTLCGSVGLIAAVPLTTMLAAALAAPQAEATDQLAHHSPAAARMPYSPRRGLASDQSVLCFEQVLALHQPVLSHAAVGTSGWPPLEELPTDARQAVLEVQQQAATSRDRGGSWYRKAFTVGRAALDLHDPGQLDLLRRCGPFSTDARVWVEDDPMPVIESTETLDGAPRFTYRLDPVELERLRAALDRAGLAGASLVPRRSRAHVGH
- a CDS encoding TIGR03943 family protein, whose protein sequence is MTDEQTRSVLLVVLGATAIWLWWSGEVLNYVRPGLAPYLLASGVIVGLLGLLPPVGLLGQQAAGPAHGSGGHQHTARVGWLLLVPVLVVLLVQPTALGSYAVSGRSVVPGGDDDQYPPLAAPVRGAVPMPMAEFITRAVRDPGQSLTGVRVRLTGFVAPAEDADGYRLTRFVIFCCAADAEALQAVVHGDPAPRARDQWLEVEGTWLPRPAAVDDPTPPPPVLQADLVRPIAPPRPPYEYSVQFTG